One genomic window of Aeromonas sp. FDAARGOS 1405 includes the following:
- a CDS encoding restriction endonuclease, translating to MKNKKLSLVMVVFKSVRALPWWGSATLALVVYVLLGYYTNNFNWYISPAWPLFFHHLNYYLWCAIHYSPHVISCVILAISLTSFISSRKGRNLISRVKSSKHKSPLLNMSWQEFEVLVGAFFERLGFTVNLTGGSADGGIDIVLHRGNEVHLVQCKQWRSNNVSVSVVRELYGLITAHGADGGYVVTSGRFTKDAVEFAKGRDITLIDGSLLLQYIKGDDASAQSIKCPQCGSKMVRRISRQGANIGKSFWGCSGYPSCRCIIE from the coding sequence GTGAAGAATAAGAAGTTAAGTTTAGTTATGGTGGTGTTTAAGTCTGTTAGAGCGCTCCCCTGGTGGGGGAGCGCCACACTTGCCTTGGTTGTATATGTGTTGCTTGGTTACTACACAAACAATTTCAACTGGTATATATCTCCAGCGTGGCCATTGTTTTTTCATCATCTTAACTACTATCTGTGGTGTGCTATCCATTATTCACCACATGTTATTTCCTGTGTAATATTAGCGATTTCACTTACATCATTCATTTCTAGCCGCAAGGGGCGAAACCTAATTAGTAGAGTAAAAAGTTCTAAGCACAAATCGCCATTGCTGAATATGTCATGGCAGGAGTTTGAAGTGTTGGTGGGGGCTTTTTTTGAACGGCTTGGATTTACTGTGAATCTAACTGGTGGTTCAGCTGATGGCGGCATTGATATTGTTCTTCATCGAGGTAATGAAGTGCATCTGGTGCAGTGTAAACAATGGCGTTCTAATAATGTTTCAGTCTCTGTAGTTAGAGAGCTGTATGGTTTGATTACTGCTCATGGCGCTGATGGTGGTTACGTTGTGACATCAGGAAGGTTTACAAAAGATGCTGTTGAATTTGCGAAAGGTCGTGATATTACCCTCATAGACGGGTCGCTATTGCTCCAGTATATAAAAGGTGATGATGCGTCTGCTCAATCTATCAAATGTCCCCAATGTGGTAGCAAGATGGTGAGAAGAATAAGCCGCCAAGGTGCCAACATCGGCAAATCTTTTTGGGGGTGCTCGGGATACCCATCTTGTCGCTGTATAATTGAATAA